The genomic region GACAATATCATAAACTATACCAATGTTTTAACGGGACTCGATAGGGGTATAAGACTTAAAATTACAACTGCAAAAGAAGTTGCATGGGTCGAATATCAAGCAATAAAATGCTGTGGAGTTGTAAAAAGAATTATATGTAACCTTAGGGAAGGAATTACCGAATGCGAGGCTGCGCAATACGGCAGGGCTGATTTTTCTCCGATATCAATGTTCGGTTTGGTAAATTTCGGGCCGAAAAATGTTTCTATCGGTCTTAGAAGTGGTGATGACACAAAACTGCGTGTAGGAGAAGTCTGCGGCATCTGTTATGCAATAAGAGGCAGCTTGTGTTCAAGAAATGCGATTGCCGCTTATGACATCGAGTCTTGCAATCCCAAACTGAAAGAGCAGGTAGAAGATTTCTACATGGAATATTGGAAAGCCGTGGCGACTTGGCTTGAGAGCGTAAAAGTTAATGAGTCTGCCGGAATTGTTTATGATAAGGTAATGAGGATCATAGGAGACGCAAGGTTTAATGTTGCATTGAACCCGGGCCATAATACTGCTACGGATGAATGGGTTAATTCTCCATTTTATAAAAATTCAAAATATAAAATATGTTCGGGATCGTATTTCCAAAGCGATATGATTGCAAGCAGCAGCGATCCCGTAATGAGCGCTATATGTGAAGATACGATAATCGTTGCGGATGAAAATTTGCGGAGTGAAATCAATAAAGAATATCCTGAAATGTATGCGAGAATTTTACGTCGGCAAACGAAAATGAGAGAACTGCTCGGGATAAATGTAGATGACAGTTTATTGCCTATGTGTAATTTTACAGGCGTTTATTTTCCGTTTGTTTTAAATCCCAAAGTAATGTTCAAAAAAACTAATTAGTTATTCATGATAATTAAGGAGGTTTAAATTGAACGCCTGAAATAGCGTCGTTCAATTTAATTTCGAGTTTTCTTTCGAAAACTCGTATTATAACTGTGCGCAAAGAGCGCACGAAAACGGCATTCTCGGAAATCGAAATTTCCTCGTATGCCGTTTTTATAGGAGGATTTTTTATGAAGAAATTTTTGACATGCGTACTTGCAATTGCACTTGTCGGAGGTTTTGTTTTTGCCGGCGGCGGTAAGGAATCCGGTTCAAAACGAGTTAAAATCGGTGTGGCTCTGGCGTCTCAGGCGCAATATCGCTTTAAATTTGATCAAAAGATAATGGAGAATAAAGCGGCGGAGTTGGGCGCAGACATTATTTTTCAATATGCGAATTATGATGCAACTAAGCAAGCTAATCAGGTAGAAAATTTGATTTCTCAGGGAATAGATGTTCTTATTCTTAATGTTGTAAGCGGAAACATGGTTAATCTTGTTGAAAAGGTACGGAAAGAAGGTATACCGGTTATAACATTTGATAATACTGTAGAAGGCGCTCAAGTAGAACTTAATGTTGATAGGGATAATGTAAAAGTCGGTCAACTGCAATTACAATCCGCTATCGATTTTATCGGCCCCAAAGGCGGAAATGTTGTGCTTGTCAAAGGCGATCCGGGCAGCGCCGTAGCGCAGCGAATCAGTAAGGGATACGATATGGTAGCAGCAAAGAACGCTAATATTAAGATAGTTGCAAATCAGTTTCACGAAGCGTGGTCGCCGGAAAAAGCTTTAAAAACGGTTGAAAATGCTTTGAGCGCCAATCACGACAATATCCAAGCCTTTGTCTGTTCCGCAGACAGTGTTGCTATGGGAATTGTACCTGCAATTAAAGCCGCAAAACTTGACGGAAAAACCTTCCTGTGCGGTATGGACGTTGAAGTATCTGCCGCTAAGTTGATAAATCAGGGTGTTATGACAATGAGCATATGGACTGATATTATTTCCGGCGATCAGAGAACGGTCGAGGCTGCCGTAAAACTTGCAAAAGGTGAAAAACTTGTTCCCGATGAAATTCAGAAAATAGGCGGTTTTGATATTCCCGTATTGCTTGTCGATGTCGTTCCGATTACTAAGACCAATCTTCGCAAGTGGCTTAAAGAGATTGCTCCTGAAGGATGGGCTACCGAAGCTGAAATTTTTGGAAATTAACAAATGAGCTATGGATGTCTGCATAAAAGCAGACATCCGCTTTGTGGAGGTTTGAATTGTGTTCCAAGATAATTTCGCTTAAAGAACTGTCAAAACGGTTTCCGGGTGTATTGGCTGTCGATAAGGCTGGTCTTGATATTGAAGACGGAAAAATTCACGCAATTGTAGGCGGCAACGGAGCCGGAAAGTCGACTCTTATAAAAATGATTTCAGGCGTGTATCCATACGGTACTTATGAAGGTGATTTTTATTTAAATGGAGAAATTTGTCAGTTTAAATCACTTTTAGATGCGGAAGCAAAAGGCATCGCCTTGGTTCCTCAAGATCTCAATATGGTTAATGAAATGACCGTTGCGGATAATTTGTTCATTTCAAATCAACCTACAAAATTTGCTTTGGTCGACCAATATAAAATGATGAGCGATGCGCAAAAAATATTGGATGATTTTGAACTTAAATTGAGCCCTGCAACGCTTGTTAAAGAGATAGGAATCGCTCAAAAACAGCTGATCGTAATTGCAAGAGCGATGTTTAACAGAGTAAAAGTTTTGATACTCGATGAACCTACGGCAACTTTGTCTAACGATGAAAGCGAACTTCTTTTTAGAAAAGTTCGAGAGTTAAGGGAGAGAGGAGTCGCTTGTATTTATATTTCGCATAGATTGGAAGAGGTTGCTTCTATTTCGGATATGATAACGGTAATGCGAGACGGGCGGATTATTGAAACCAGACCGACAAAAGAAATAACCGAAAAGGAAATAGTTTCATTGATGGTTGGGCGTGACGTAAAAGATTATTATCCTGAAAAGACGCATACTCCGGGTGATATATTATTTGAAGCACAGAATCTAAACGTATACAGCAAAAAAATACCGGGATTAAAGATTGTAGATAATGTTTCTTTTGACATAAAAAAAAGTGAAATACTTGCGGTTTACGGGCTTGTTGGATCAGGACGCACCGAAATGGCACAAGGGATCATAGGTTCATGGAAAGGTAATGTCGAATATGAATTAAGAATGAACGGTAAAATTATTGAAAATCACAGTCCTGCAGCCGCATTAAAAAACGGTCTAAGCCTTTTGCCCGAAGATAGAAAAAGAGAAGGAATAATAGGATGTCAATCGGTTACTCATAATATATCCGCATCTTCCTTGGATCGCTTTTCTTTATACGGAGTTATTGATTCGCAAAAAGAAATTAAAAATTCTATAGATAAAATCAATGCCATTTCAATTAAGACGAATTCCATGCGCGCGCTGGTCAATACGTTAAGCGGAGGTAATCAGCAAAAGGTTGTTTTGTCGCGATTGATATCCGCCGAAACTCCTTTACTTATTCTTGACGAGGCTACTCAGGGAATCGATGTAGAAGCTAAAAGTCAAATCTATTCAATATTGGATAAACTTGCAAGTGAAGGTAAATCTATTTTGTTTATTTCTTCTGACATCGCGGAGGTTATGGGGATCGCCGACAGAATTATGATCGTCAGGCAGGGGAAGATTGTAAAAATTTTGGAAAATAAAAATTTGGATAAAGAAAAAGTATTATGGTACGCAACAGTGGGCTTAAACGAGGTGTAGTATGAGCAAATTTTTGGAATATCGAAAATTAATTAAACCTATTGGAATGTTTATCGGAATTATTGCGATGTTATTATTGTTTAACAGTTGGACAAATAATGTATTTTCATCTGTTCGAAATTTGACATTGTTAATGAAGCAGGGATCCGTATTAATGATAGTTGCTTGCGGATTGATGATCCTGCTCATTGAAAGAAATTTTGATCTTAGCGGTGGAGCTGCCGTATACTTTGTAAGTGTTTGCGTATCGATGTTCGTTGTTAATTTTAAATGGAACCTTTACTTATCGATATTTTTGGCAATGCTTATCGGCTTATTGATGGGGGCGTTTAACGGCATATTTGTGGGATTGATCGGAGTTCCTGCGTTTATCGGAACGCTTGCTTCTCAATTGATGTTCAAAGGTATAGGTTATACATGGACGGATGCGGCGACAATAGGTCCGATCCCTGAAAATTTCGCTTGGTTAAGCGAAGGATATATTCCTCCTGCAATAAGCGCTTTGATAATCGGTGCCGTTATGCTTATAGGCATTCTTTATACTTTATATTCGTATAATAAGATGAAATTATGGTACGGCGGTGTTAGAAAGCTTGCGGCAAACTTGGCAGCCATTATTGTTTTGGGCGGCGTGATGCTATGGGTGTTTTTAGGATATTACGGCATACCGATGTGTGTGTTTTTTGCAATGTTAATGGTAGGCGTTACGGCTTTCATCAGTAATAAAACTGTTTTCGGAAGGCACATTTATATTATCGGCGGGAATCCTGAAGCTGCCGCCGTTTCGGGAATAAAATTAAAAAAACGAGTTTTTCAATCATACCTGTATATGGGATGCATATACGGCGTGGCCGGAGTAATTATTTCCGCACGGCTTGGAGGTTCTACTGCAACGAGCGGAAATCTGATTGAACTTGATGCGGTAGCGGCCGCATGTATCGGCGGTACCAGTATGTCTGGCGGTGTAGGGCGTATTTCCGGCGTGGTGATGGGAGTATTCATTTTAGCATGTATCGATAATGTGATGAGCCTTATGAACGTATCTTCATATTTGCAAATGTTTGTCAAAGGTTTCATCCTATTGCTTGCCGTATGTATGGATGTTTATGCCAACCAATCGCGGTTTAAATTGAAAAAGAAAAAATCATAAAATTACGGGAGATTTATTAATATGAAGATAGCCGTAGGATTGTTTTATTTGGAATGCAATACTTTTAATCGCGATCTGGTAAAGAAGGAGCAATTTAACTTTGCGGAAGGCGCTGAAGTTCATAAATATATGCATGTTAAGGACTATTTTGACAGCGTCGACGTTGAGACATGGCCTACTATTATGGCTTCTACCATTCCTAATGGTGTCTTGGAAGAGGAAAGCTATTGGTATTATGCCAATAAATTGTTGGCTTCGTTAAAAACGGCCGATCATCTTGACGGAATCTTATTACATTTGCACGGTTCTATGGAAGTTGAAAATATCGGATCCGGAGAGTTGGTGCTTTTAAAAAAAATCAGAGATCTTTTAGGTAAAGAAATACCGATCGGTCTG from Treponema parvum harbors:
- a CDS encoding sugar ABC transporter ATP-binding protein, encoding MCSKIISLKELSKRFPGVLAVDKAGLDIEDGKIHAIVGGNGAGKSTLIKMISGVYPYGTYEGDFYLNGEICQFKSLLDAEAKGIALVPQDLNMVNEMTVADNLFISNQPTKFALVDQYKMMSDAQKILDDFELKLSPATLVKEIGIAQKQLIVIARAMFNRVKVLILDEPTATLSNDESELLFRKVRELRERGVACIYISHRLEEVASISDMITVMRDGRIIETRPTKEITEKEIVSLMVGRDVKDYYPEKTHTPGDILFEAQNLNVYSKKIPGLKIVDNVSFDIKKSEILAVYGLVGSGRTEMAQGIIGSWKGNVEYELRMNGKIIENHSPAAALKNGLSLLPEDRKREGIIGCQSVTHNISASSLDRFSLYGVIDSQKEIKNSIDKINAISIKTNSMRALVNTLSGGNQQKVVLSRLISAETPLLILDEATQGIDVEAKSQIYSILDKLASEGKSILFISSDIAEVMGIADRIMIVRQGKIVKILENKNLDKEKVLWYATVGLNEV
- a CDS encoding sugar ABC transporter permease — protein: MSKFLEYRKLIKPIGMFIGIIAMLLLFNSWTNNVFSSVRNLTLLMKQGSVLMIVACGLMILLIERNFDLSGGAAVYFVSVCVSMFVVNFKWNLYLSIFLAMLIGLLMGAFNGIFVGLIGVPAFIGTLASQLMFKGIGYTWTDAATIGPIPENFAWLSEGYIPPAISALIIGAVMLIGILYTLYSYNKMKLWYGGVRKLAANLAAIIVLGGVMLWVFLGYYGIPMCVFFAMLMVGVTAFISNKTVFGRHIYIIGGNPEAAAVSGIKLKKRVFQSYLYMGCIYGVAGVIISARLGGSTATSGNLIELDAVAAACIGGTSMSGGVGRISGVVMGVFILACIDNVMSLMNVSSYLQMFVKGFILLLAVCMDVYANQSRFKLKKKKS
- a CDS encoding substrate-binding domain-containing protein encodes the protein MKKFLTCVLAIALVGGFVFAGGGKESGSKRVKIGVALASQAQYRFKFDQKIMENKAAELGADIIFQYANYDATKQANQVENLISQGIDVLILNVVSGNMVNLVEKVRKEGIPVITFDNTVEGAQVELNVDRDNVKVGQLQLQSAIDFIGPKGGNVVLVKGDPGSAVAQRISKGYDMVAAKNANIKIVANQFHEAWSPEKALKTVENALSANHDNIQAFVCSADSVAMGIVPAIKAAKLDGKTFLCGMDVEVSAAKLINQGVMTMSIWTDIISGDQRTVEAAVKLAKGEKLVPDEIQKIGGFDIPVLLVDVVPITKTNLRKWLKEIAPEGWATEAEIFGN